The genomic window CATCGCACGCCTCGGTCGGGATCATCGATTAGCATACCGCAACGCGGCCGGGTGCGAAGCCGCGAATCCGGCCCGGGTGCGGCGCTTCACGGCCTGGGCCCATCCATAAGCCAGGGCTCATCGACCTCGGCGTGATTCACGACCTTGCGTCCGTCCGAGGTGTAGACGACGTGGATCCGGCCGTCGGCGGACTGGAAGGCGATCGGATAGCCGTAGTCGCCGTCGCCCGTGCAGAGGTCGCGGCGGATCGGCCAGGTGCGGTCCGCGTCGGCGGAGACGGCCAGCGACAGGGGCGTGCGGCGATTCATGCTGTGATTATAGGCCAGCAGCAGCCGGCCGCTCTTCAGCCGCAGCAGGTCCACCGCGGCGTTGGGATTGGGGAAAGACGAGTCCACGCCCTCGCTCCAGGTCCGGCCGCCGTCGCGGGACTCGGATCGCACGATGTATCCGATCGTGTCCGGCTTGTAGTCGCCGCCCCGGCGGCAGTAGGCGACGAGGCGGCCGTCGGAGAGCTCGGCGGGCGCCGGCTGGATGTTGCCCTTGGGGGAGCGGATCGGCCCCGTCTTCGTCCAGGCCTTCTCGCGGGCGGAATAGCGCAGGAAGAACGAGTAACTGTCCGGGCCCGTCGCCTCGGTGTCGTAGCCGCCCTCGTGGTAGAGCGGCAGGAGGTAGTCGCCGTCTCGGAGGACGATCGGCCGGTTCCGGACGAGCGTCCCCTCGTCCTGCACGAGGACCGAGGCGTCCGACCAGGTCTTCGCCCCGTCGCGGCTGATCTTCACCTGGACGCGCGACGTGGACCAGGTGTCGCCGTAGCGGACGACGTAGAAGAGCCAGAGAAGCCGGTCGGGGGCCTCCCAGACGACCGCGTTGCCGACCGACCGGAACGGGTCGTGGGCGATCCGCTCGGGGGGCGACCAATCCCGGCTGCCCTTCGCCCGCCGCGAGCCGAAGACGCCGGTGTCCACGGCGTACTCGCCCGCGCCGCCGTAGTAGACGAGATAGAGGTCGCCGTTGCCCAGCTCGGTCATGCACGCCGGGTGCTTGTACGGCCCTGTCTTCACCTCCGGGCCGAAGATCCGCTCGAAGCGGGGCTCGGCGCCGGGGAGGCCGGCCGGCGCCGCCAGCATCGCGAGCAATCCGATGGGAATCCAGACTGCGAGGGTCTTCATCGACGTGGTCACTCCGATGCCGTGCTTGCGGGGGACGCCCGGGGGACGGACGCCCGGATGGCCCGTCATTCTGCGATAGCGCAGAGCGGCCGGCAAGGGACGTGACCGGCCCCCGCCCCTCCGCCCCGCCGTGCCTCGTCGCGATCAGGCGTTCGCCGTCGCGCTCCCGGCGACGTCGGTCGAGGACGCCGGCAGGTCGATCGTGATCGCCAGGCCCGGGTCGGCGTTCGAGGCGCGGATGCGTCCCTGGTGCAGCCCGACGGCCCGGCGGGCGATCGCCAGGCCCAGGCCGACCCCGCCGCTCTCGCGGTCCCGGTCGGCCTCGACCCGGAAGAACGGCTTGAAGAGGTCGTCGAGATGCTCCGGCGCGACGCCCGGCCCGCGGTCCCGGACCACGATCCGCGCCGAGCCGTCGACGCGGGAGACGCGGAGGTCCACGGCCTCGCCGTCGGGCGAGTGGCGGATGGCGTTGCGGAGGGCGTTCTCGACGGCACGCCGGATCAATTCCGGGTCGCCGAGCACGACGACGTCCGGGTCGGCGTCGAGGACGATCGAGCCGCCCCGACGCGCGGCCTCGAGGGAGCAATCCTCCGCGAGCCCCCGGACGAGCGGCCCCAGCGGCACGGGCTCTCGGACGCGGGCCGCGGGGTCGCCCTCGGTCCTCGTCAGGCTGAGAAGCTCGTCCACCAGCTCGGTCAGGCGGCCCGCCTCCTTGCTCGCCCGGGACAGGGCGGCCTCGCGGTCGGGCGCGGTGCGGGCCAGCTCCAGGGCGAAGATGAGGCGGGTCAGCGGGGACCTCAGCTCGTGCGAGACATCCTGAAGCAGCCGGCGTTCCGCCGTCAGCAGGGTCTCGATCCGCTCGGCCATGCGGTCGAAGGCCCTGCCCAGCTGGCCGATCTCGTCGCGGCGATCCGAGCGGAACCGCACCTCGAGGTCCCCCCGGCCGAACCGCTCGACCGCCGCCTTCAGCGCCCGCAGCGGCCGGGCCAGGTTGACGGCCAGCAGGTAGCCGAGGGCCACGATGACCGCGAGGAACCAGAGGAAGTAGGGCAGGAACTGGAGCGGGCCGAAGGGGGGCGGCAGCTCGATCAGAAGGCGATGGGCCCCGTCGTCGCTCGTCCGGACGATGACCAGCGGCCCGCGAGGCAGGAGGGGCGGCCATGCGGGCGGGCCGGCGCGTGCGACCATCCTCGACCGGTCCGTCCCGTCCACCAGGTCGACGCCCCGACGATCCACCAGGAAGTGCCTCGCGTGGTAGTCGGAGTCCTGCCGCCTGAGGAAAGCGGCGAGGGCCCCGCGGCCGCCGCGCTCGTAGGCCTCGCGGGCCGCGTTGAGCTGCACCTTCTGGGCCCGTGCGAAGAAGTCCACCTTCCCCGGCAGGCGGGCCGAGACGAAGGCGGAGGTGGCCAGCAATCCGGCCAGCGAGACGAGGACCGTCGCCGCCACCCAGGTCAGGATCTTGGAGAAGATCGAGCTCATCGCTCGGCGGCCCCGCCCGCCTCGGCGCAGAAGAGGTAGCCGACGCCCCGGACCGTCCGGATCAGGTCGCCCCGGGGACCCAGCTTCTTCCGGATGTGGCTGACGTGGACGTCCAGCACCCGATCGAAGGGCGTCACCTGGCGCTGATAGAGCACGGCCGTCAGCTCCCGTCGCGAGACCGCCCGCCCGGCCGAGCGGACCAGCAGCTCGAGGAGGTCGAACTCCGTGGAGGTCGTCTCCAGCGGGTTGCCGTCCACGGTCACCTCGCGCCTGCCCGGCAGGAGGCGCACGCCGAGGGCCTCGATCGCCTGGGGGGCCGCCGCGAGGCCGCCGGAGCGTCGCAGGACCGCGCGGATGCGGGCGATGAGCTCCTCGGGGCCGAAGGGCTTGGGCAGGTAATCGTCCGCCCCGCCGTCGAGGCCCGCGACGCGGTCCTCCGGCGCGGTCCGGGCCGTCAGCATGATGACCGGCACGGCGCTGCGGCGGCGGAGCTGCCTGAGCAGCTCGAATCCGTCGAGCCCGGGGAGCATCACGTCCAGGAGGACCAGGTCATGCTCGCCGCCGAGGGCGCGGGCCAGGCCGAGGCGGCCGTCCCGCACGGCCTCCACCGCGAAGCCCCGGCCGACCAGGTATTCGCGCATCAGGTCGCATAGCTCGGCGTCATCATCGACGAGGAGGAGTCTCGTCGTCGGGGAGGCCGCCTGCCCCGCCTGGCTCGCCGGATCGGCCATGGGTCTCCCCTCGCAGGTCGAGTGTCCCTGTCAGCCCAAGGATGCGCGGGCGCCCGCCTCGGGTTCGACGCCGAGCCGCTCCAGATTATACCCCGGATCGCCCTCGGCGATGGGAGGCGACCGGTCCTCGCCCGGCCCCTCGCCTTCGGCGCTGCCTCCGGACCGATCCGACGCGGACTCTGACGAGGCCTGGGCCAGTTTCGAGGCCCGCGCGGGGCCGAAGAGCGCGACCAGAGGCGTCGGCTTCACGACCAGCTCGTAGAGGACGAGCGCCGCGGCCGAGGCCAGCGTCGAGGCGGCCAGGGCCTGGAGCCACCACGGCAGGCCGAGGGGCACGATCACCTTCAGCACCGGGAGGAGCAGCGGCTGATGCACCAGGTAGATCCAGAAGGCCGTATCCGCCAGGTAGCGTCCGGCCCGGGTCGGCCGGTCCAGGTATCGCTGGAAGAACCCGAGGAAGCCGAAGGCCGTGTAGGCCGAGCCCACGGCGTAGAGCGAGTATCCGGCCGCCTGGATGAAGGCATACGACGGGAGCGTCGTCCGCCTGCCGTAGGCCATCGAGAGGAAACCGGCGGCGGCGTGCGCGGCGGTGCCGATGGCCAGGCTCGGGAGCCATCGGGCCGCCACCTGGGCCAGTCCGGCCCTCTCCCGGTGGAGCCACCAGCCGACCAGGAAGTCGCACAGGTAGAAGGGCATGTCCCATTCCGGGTGGAACACGAAATCCGGGAATCCTCGGCCGATGCCCGCGGCCAGCCCCAGCGACCACCCGCCGAAGCCCCCGCCCGCGAGCCGGAGCGTCGGCGCGCCGACCAGGGCGAGCGCGAGCGGCAACAGGTCCAGGCGGAGCAGCGCCTCGCTTGCGCGATCCAGCAATCCCGGTACGCGCCGGCCGATAGCCCATTCCGCCAGCCCCGCCGCGGCCGGCGTGAAGGTGGCGAAGACCAGCAGATACCAGAGGAACCACAGGTGCTGGAGCGTGAAGTAGCGCGCGTAGGCCCCGAAGAGCCACTGGCTCACCACTCCCGGCGGCCCGAAAGGGCCCCCGCCGAGACCGCCGGGTGGTCCTCCGGGACCGCCCGGCGCGCCGGGCGGTTCGCCGGCACCACGAAGCGACTCGCTGGGGCCCGCTTCCATCCCCCAGGCCGGCGGCGGCCCCGGAGGCCGGCTCATGCCGGGCCCACCCGGACCTTCCCTTCCGCTTCTGCCGGGCATGTCGCGGCCGCCCGGCGGAGGTGCACCCGGGCCGGACCAGTCGGGCCCAGCCCCGCCGCGCGGGCCCGGGGGCGGCCCGCCCGGTCCGCCGCCGATGAGCTGCATGGTGACGAGGTAGAGCGGCACGAAGGTGAAGACGCCCACGAGCAGGGGCACGCCGATCCGCCACCACCGACGCTCCAGGTAACGCCTCGGGCCGTATTTCCGGTACATCATCCGGCAGAGGAAGCCGGAGACGAGGAAGAAGAGCGGCATCCGGAAACTATGGAGCCACTCCTGGAAGAGCATGGAGCCGGCGCCGCCGGCCATCCCGGGCGGGCCGAACGGCCCTCCGCCGCCGACCATCCCGGCGAAGAGGATGGCGTGATAATAGACGCCCAGGAGCATCGCGGATGCCCGGACGCAGTCCAGCGAGTGATGGCGAGACGAGGGAATGGTCTGGTTCATCGCGCCACCCCCTGCACTGCCACCGTTCGCGGCAGCTTGGCCTCGCCGTTCGCCCCATTCGCCGCCCCGTCGACCCGGAGGTCGTCCTGGGGGCGGGCGAAGTCTTCGGGGCAGGCGGCCCGCGCGGGCCAGGCCGGCTCGCCTAGGTTCCTGCCGCCAGCGACGACGTAAAGGGGCCGGCCCTTCACCTCCTCATAGATCCTCGCGACGTAATCGCCGACCAGGCCGATGGCCGTCAGGATCGCTCCCGAGAAGAGGAGCTGGATGCAGACGAGCGACGCCCATCCCCGGACCGTGGTCCGCAGCACGAACGTCTCGTAGAGGACCAGCACCGAATACACGACGCCCAGCAGGGTCAGCGCCATCCCTCCGTACAGGCTCAGCTTGAGGGGCAGCGCCGAGAACGACGAGATGGCCGTCCAGGCGAAGCGGAGCATCTTCCAGACGGGGTACTTCGTCGTGCCGGCCGCGCGGGCCCGGCGGTGGAACGGGACGACGGCCTCCCTCAGGCCCAGCCAGGCGATCAGGCCGCGGACGAATCGGTGCTGCTCCCGGAGGCCGCCGAGGGCATCGACGGCCCGCCGGCTGAGCAGCCGGAAGTCCCCGACCTGCGGGCGGAGTCGCTCGTCCACGGCCTTCCGCATGATCGCGTAGAAGAGCGACGCGGTGGCGCGCTTGAAGGCGGTCTCGCCGTCACGCTGGACGCGCTGGGCGGAGACCACGTCGTAACCCTCCTCGTATTTCTGGACCATCGCGGGGAGGAGCTCGGGCGGGTCCTGCAGGTCCGCGTCCATGACGACCACGGCGTCGCCGGTCGCGAAGTCGAGCCCCGCCGTGATCGCGGCCTGGTGGCCGAAGTTGCGGCTGAACTGCAACACCTTGATCCTGGAGTCGGCCCGGGCCGCCGCGTCCAGGATCGTCGGCGAATCGTCCCGGCTGCCGTCTTCCACGAAGAGGACTTCGAAGACGCAGCCGAGCCCCTCCAGCACCGGATGCAGGGCTGCGAGGAGCGAAGGGAGGACCTCCGCCTCGTTGAAGATCGGGATGACGACGGACAGCTTCACGGCCGCACCCCCTTCCCTTTGCCCGCCGCGGCGACCCGGCCGGGCACCGGCCCGACCCTCACCAGCCCGCGCTCCGGATGCAGGTCGTAGACCCGCAGCCGCATCCGCCTTCCGGGGAACCCCGGGGGGCCTCCGTTGAGTCCGTCATCGGGCTCATCGGGCACGCCCCGGTCATCTCCCCATACTTCGGGACCCACGAGCTTGCCGTGCTTGCGGATCCATTCGTTGATCTCACGGTTCTCTACCCCGGGGCCTCCGGGCCCCCCGGGCCCGCGGCCGAGACGGCCACCACCCGGGCCGCCCGGGCCGGGGCCGCCCGGGCCGCGTGGATCCTCCACCGCGAAGCGCAACTCGCCGGCCTCGACGATCGACGCGAACTGGTCCGTCGTGAGGATCGGATCCTGGCCGCTGAAGCCCCCCACCGCCATCACCGGAAGCCCGGACCGGATGATCAAGGGAGCGGCCGGCATCGAGGAAGATGTGGCCACGAAGTACCGCTCGCCGCGGTGATTCGCCGCCAGGAAATCGGCAAGGCCCTCCTGGCCCATGAGTTCCATCCCCGGGCCGCCTCGCATCCCCGGGGGCCGCCAGCCGGGCCCCGGGCCCGCCATGCCGTCGACCGACTCGAGCAGGAAGGGGTCCGCCGCCGGCATCATCCCCATGCCCGGTGCGGCGACGGCCATGAGCGACCACGCCGCCGGCACGACCATCAGGGCCGCGAGGCCGGCGCACAGCGTGATCAGGGCCGGCGCCGGACCTCGCCCCCATTGCCAACGCGTTCCCCCGGTGCCCCACGCGGCGAGTCCGCCCGCGGCGGCCAGGCACGCCGCCGCCACGAGGGCCGGCTCGAGCCTGCTCTGCCACTCCGCGAATGGTGCGAGCAGGGCATACTGCCAGGCCGCCGTAGAGACGATGGCCGCCGAGAGCAGGAGGGCACGCAGGTTGCCCCACCCGGCCGCCGCCTGCCACTGCCACTGCCACATGCTGACGACGCACAGGCCGACCATCGCGGCCAGCGGCGCCGCCAGTTCCACGGTGTAGTAGGAGTGGGTGATGCCCCGAGAAAAGCTGAATATCAAGGCATATGTGAGGAACCACCCGCTCCAGATGAAGATCGAAGTGGCCCGGCGATCGAGCGGCCGACGCCAGGTGCTGCCCCGGCAGGCCGAGAGCCCGCCGAGGACGGCCAGCGGGAGGAGCCACGCGAACTGGCCCGCCATCTCGCGACCGAGAAGGCGCAGCGGCCCCGGCGGTCCCCCGAACCCCGGAGGCCCGTTGGGCCCCCCGGGCCCCATGGGACCGCCCGGGAACGGCCCGCCCGGCCCTCCCGGAAATGGCCCTCCCGGAAATGGACCGCCCGGCCCCGGCATGCCAGCCATGTCGGCGGGCGGGCCGCCCGGCCCCTGGTCGTCGTCGGCGTCGAGCGCCGGCCCTCCTGGAGGGGGTCCGCCCCCGCCCGGGCCCATGTTTCCCATCCCGCCGAAGACCCGGCCCAGGCCGTTGTAGCCCAGGGCGAGCCCGAGGGCCGAATTGTTCGTCGAGCCCCCCATGTAGGGTCGCCTCGAGGCCGGCGTCAGGTCCACCGCAACGGTCCACGATAAGGCCACGACCACCAGCACGCACGAGGCGAGGGCGAGTTGCTTCGCCCGCTCGATCGGGCTGCCCGGCGCGAACAGCAGGTAGGCCAGGTAGAACGTCGGCAGGACGACGAACGCGGCGAGCATCTTGGCGTTGAAGCCCAGGCCGATCAGCGCCATGGACGCGACCAGCCATCGCCCCTTTCCGGTCTCGATCGCCCGGAAGGCCGCCCCGGCCGCCAGAACCTGGAGCAGCACGAGGATCGTGTCCGGCATGTTGTCCCGGTCGATGGCCACGCTGATCGGGAAGAGGGCCAGCACCAGCCCGGCGATCAGCCCGGCCGCATCGCCGCCGGCACGCCGCACCAGCAGGCCGACCGCCAGGACCGTCGAGGCCCCCATGATGGCCTGGGGGACGATGAGGCTCGTCCCACCGTAGCCAAACAGCCCCGCGCTCGCCGCCTGGATCCAGAGGGCGAGCGGCGGCTTGTCCA from Aquisphaera giovannonii includes these protein-coding regions:
- a CDS encoding sensor histidine kinase, whose amino-acid sequence is MSSIFSKILTWVAATVLVSLAGLLATSAFVSARLPGKVDFFARAQKVQLNAAREAYERGGRGALAAFLRRQDSDYHARHFLVDRRGVDLVDGTDRSRMVARAGPPAWPPLLPRGPLVIVRTSDDGAHRLLIELPPPFGPLQFLPYFLWFLAVIVALGYLLAVNLARPLRALKAAVERFGRGDLEVRFRSDRRDEIGQLGRAFDRMAERIETLLTAERRLLQDVSHELRSPLTRLIFALELARTAPDREAALSRASKEAGRLTELVDELLSLTRTEGDPAARVREPVPLGPLVRGLAEDCSLEAARRGGSIVLDADPDVVVLGDPELIRRAVENALRNAIRHSPDGEAVDLRVSRVDGSARIVVRDRGPGVAPEHLDDLFKPFFRVEADRDRESGGVGLGLAIARRAVGLHQGRIRASNADPGLAITIDLPASSTDVAGSATANA
- a CDS encoding acyltransferase family protein, with protein sequence MNQTIPSSRHHSLDCVRASAMLLGVYYHAILFAGMVGGGGPFGPPGMAGGAGSMLFQEWLHSFRMPLFFLVSGFLCRMMYRKYGPRRYLERRWWRIGVPLLVGVFTFVPLYLVTMQLIGGGPGGPPPGPRGGAGPDWSGPGAPPPGGRDMPGRSGREGPGGPGMSRPPGPPPAWGMEAGPSESLRGAGEPPGAPGGPGGPPGGLGGGPFGPPGVVSQWLFGAYARYFTLQHLWFLWYLLVFATFTPAAAGLAEWAIGRRVPGLLDRASEALLRLDLLPLALALVGAPTLRLAGGGFGGWSLGLAAGIGRGFPDFVFHPEWDMPFYLCDFLVGWWLHRERAGLAQVAARWLPSLAIGTAAHAAAGFLSMAYGRRTTLPSYAFIQAAGYSLYAVGSAYTAFGFLGFFQRYLDRPTRAGRYLADTAFWIYLVHQPLLLPVLKVIVPLGLPWWLQALAASTLASAAALVLYELVVKPTPLVALFGPARASKLAQASSESASDRSGGSAEGEGPGEDRSPPIAEGDPGYNLERLGVEPEAGARASLG
- a CDS encoding glycosyltransferase family 2 protein — protein: MKLSVVIPIFNEAEVLPSLLAALHPVLEGLGCVFEVLFVEDGSRDDSPTILDAAARADSRIKVLQFSRNFGHQAAITAGLDFATGDAVVVMDADLQDPPELLPAMVQKYEEGYDVVSAQRVQRDGETAFKRATASLFYAIMRKAVDERLRPQVGDFRLLSRRAVDALGGLREQHRFVRGLIAWLGLREAVVPFHRRARAAGTTKYPVWKMLRFAWTAISSFSALPLKLSLYGGMALTLLGVVYSVLVLYETFVLRTTVRGWASLVCIQLLFSGAILTAIGLVGDYVARIYEEVKGRPLYVVAGGRNLGEPAWPARAACPEDFARPQDDLRVDGAANGANGEAKLPRTVAVQGVAR
- a CDS encoding response regulator transcription factor yields the protein MADPASQAGQAASPTTRLLLVDDDAELCDLMREYLVGRGFAVEAVRDGRLGLARALGGEHDLVLLDVMLPGLDGFELLRQLRRRSAVPVIMLTARTAPEDRVAGLDGGADDYLPKPFGPEELIARIRAVLRRSGGLAAAPQAIEALGVRLLPGRREVTVDGNPLETTSTEFDLLELLVRSAGRAVSRRELTAVLYQRQVTPFDRVLDVHVSHIRKKLGPRGDLIRTVRGVGYLFCAEAGGAAER
- a CDS encoding sialidase family protein; the encoded protein is MKTLAVWIPIGLLAMLAAPAGLPGAEPRFERIFGPEVKTGPYKHPACMTELGNGDLYLVYYGGAGEYAVDTGVFGSRRAKGSRDWSPPERIAHDPFRSVGNAVVWEAPDRLLWLFYVVRYGDTWSTSRVQVKISRDGAKTWSDASVLVQDEGTLVRNRPIVLRDGDYLLPLYHEGGYDTEATGPDSYSFFLRYSAREKAWTKTGPIRSPKGNIQPAPAELSDGRLVAYCRRGGDYKPDTIGYIVRSESRDGGRTWSEGVDSSFPNPNAAVDLLRLKSGRLLLAYNHSMNRRTPLSLAVSADADRTWPIRRDLCTGDGDYGYPIAFQSADGRIHVVYTSDGRKVVNHAEVDEPWLMDGPRP
- a CDS encoding ArnT family glycosyltransferase, which translates into the protein MLMQLSMKGDGRDRAERIGSGRGRPGAAVLAGWAAVLLVAAGIRLWGLEKNGYGNPYYAAAARSMLVNPTNFFFASFDPGGFVTVDKPPLALWIQAASAGLFGYGGTSLIVPQAIMGASTVLAVGLLVRRAGGDAAGLIAGLVLALFPISVAIDRDNMPDTILVLLQVLAAGAAFRAIETGKGRWLVASMALIGLGFNAKMLAAFVVLPTFYLAYLLFAPGSPIERAKQLALASCVLVVVALSWTVAVDLTPASRRPYMGGSTNNSALGLALGYNGLGRVFGGMGNMGPGGGGPPPGGPALDADDDQGPGGPPADMAGMPGPGGPFPGGPFPGGPGGPFPGGPMGPGGPNGPPGFGGPPGPLRLLGREMAGQFAWLLPLAVLGGLSACRGSTWRRPLDRRATSIFIWSGWFLTYALIFSFSRGITHSYYTVELAAPLAAMVGLCVVSMWQWQWQAAAGWGNLRALLLSAAIVSTAAWQYALLAPFAEWQSRLEPALVAAACLAAAGGLAAWGTGGTRWQWGRGPAPALITLCAGLAALMVVPAAWSLMAVAAPGMGMMPAADPFLLESVDGMAGPGPGWRPPGMRGGPGMELMGQEGLADFLAANHRGERYFVATSSSMPAAPLIIRSGLPVMAVGGFSGQDPILTTDQFASIVEAGELRFAVEDPRGPGGPGPGGPGGGRLGRGPGGPGGPGVENREINEWIRKHGKLVGPEVWGDDRGVPDEPDDGLNGGPPGFPGRRMRLRVYDLHPERGLVRVGPVPGRVAAAGKGKGVRP